A stretch of the Capsicum annuum cultivar UCD-10X-F1 chromosome 8, UCD10Xv1.1, whole genome shotgun sequence genome encodes the following:
- the LOC107839925 gene encoding probable receptor-like protein kinase At1g11050 produces MKGDLWIVCLLFCLFSWVLSVSSAQSSTNSSSTCPLDFGYVLRVPWSSSNCKVLNSTPQLSNGSDIPTSGKGKCCQNLLSLFGVAMAQHLKETSLFRLPDLETSVSCLQEFQSKLNSLSLPSNLTSFCFDPFQFVTRPNICASILTIQDWNKKLGPSTALDSGCRSDFEDYTDCAGCVAAGFRVQQQLIAIDGNSSHSTDCFYFTVLYAAGIVNEFGPESTGAMSCILSIDLKNTSSSSKRNLALIFGLAGAGMAVLCMSLVLGLYVWWNKRWRKNDDVEMEDTVSRRRMRPNTAVWFKIQDLEKATDNFSQKNFIGRGGFGIVYKGTLADGTNVAVKKIIESDFQGNDEFCNEVEIISNLKHRNLVPLRGCCVTDGNRIESGESERYLVYDYMPNGNLDDHLFAVNQGGILKQPLTWPQRKNIILDVAKGLAYLRYGVKPAIYHRDIKATNILLDVDMRARVADFGLVKQSREGESHLTTRVAGTHGYLAPEYALYGQLTEKSDVYSFGVVVLEIMCGRKVLDFSSGSPRDFLITDWAWSKVKAGKINEILDSILVKTEDSVSSNPRAIMVRFLLVGILCAHVMVALRPTILDALKMLEGDIEVPEIPDRPAPLGQPSFYNAKGNTFSISPALSCLQLPAGDMLR; encoded by the coding sequence ATGAAGGGTGATTTGTGGATTGTGTGTTTGTTGTTCTGTTTGTTTTCTTGGGTACTTTCAGTTTCATCAGCTCAAAGTAGCACTAACTCGTCTTCAACTTGTCCTTTagattttgggtatgttttaagAGTCCCATGGTCTAGTTCTAACTGCAAGGTTCTGAATTCAACTCCTCAGCTTTCCAATGGTTCTGATATTCCCACGTCAGGCAAAGGAAAGTGCTGCCAGAACCTCTTGTCCCTTTTTGGTGTTGCTATGGCTCAACACCTTAAAGAAACTTCTCTTTTCCGTTTACCCGATTTGGAAACTTCTGTTTCTTGCCTCCAAGAATTCCAATCCAAGCTCAATTCTTTGTCTTTGCCTTCAAATCTCACCTCTTTCTGTTTTGACCCTTTTCAGTTTGTTACTAGACCAAATATTTGTGCATCAATTCTGACCATCCAAGATTGGAATAAAAAGCTGGGGCCTTCAACTGCTCTTGATTCTGGTTGCAGGTCTGATTTTGAGGATTATACTGACTGTGCTGGTTGTGTGGCTGCTGGCTTTAGAGTTCAGCAACAGTTGATAGCAATTGATGGTAATTCATCTCATTCTACTGATTGTTTTTACTTCACTGTTTTGTATGCTGCTGGTATTGTGAATGAGTTTGGTCCTGAAAGTACTGGTGCCATGTCATGTATTTTAAGTATTGATTTGAAAAACACTAGTTCATCAAGCAAGCGAAATTTAGCGTTAATATTTGGGTTGGCTGGAGCTGGTATGGCAGTATTATGCATGTCTTTGGTGTTGGGACTGTATGTCTGGTGGAACAAAAGGTGGAGGAAAAATGATGATGTGGAAATGGAAGATACGGTGTCTAGGCGAAGAATGAGGCCTAATACTGCCGTTTGGTTCAAAATTCAGGATCTTGAAAAGGCAACTGATAATTTTTCCCAAAAGAATTTTATAGGGAGAGGTGGATTTGGAATAGTTTATAAAGGAACTTTAGCAGATGGGACTAATGTTGCTGTCAAAAAGATAATAGAATCTGATTTTCAAGGAAATGATGAGTTTTGCAATGAGGTTGAGATTATTAGTAACTTGAAGCATCGTAATCTTGTACCGCTTAGGGGGTGTTGTGTGACTGATGGGAACCGGATTGAAAGTGGGGAGAGTGAAAGATATCTCGTCTATGATTACATGCCCAATGGAAATCTTGATGACCATTTATTTGCTGTAAATCAAGGTGGAATACTGAAGCAACCATTGACTTGGCCCCAGAGGAAAAACATAATTTTGGATGTGGCAAAAGGACTAGCTTATCTGCGTTATGGGGTAAAGCCAGCAATTTATCACAGGGATATTAAAGCTACTAATATTCTGTTAGATGTTGATATGAGAGCGAGAGTGGCTGACTTCGGGTTGGTTAAGCAAAGTAGAGAAGGAGAATCTCATCTTACCACCAGAGTGGCAGGAACGCATGGGTACTTAGCTCCTGAATATGCTCTCTATGGGCAATTGACTGAGAAGAGCGATGTTTATAGCTTTGGAGTTGTTGTTTTGGAAATAATGTGTGGAAGGAAGGTCCTTGATTTCTCTTCAGGATCGCCTCGTGATTTTCTGATCACAGATTGGGCTTGGTCGAAGGTAAAAGCTGGAAAGATAAATGAAATTTTGGATAGCATCCTAGTAAAGACTGAGGATTCAGTAAGTTCAAATCCAAGGGCTATAATGGTGAGATTTCTCCTCGTTGGAATATTATGTGCCCACGTGATGGTGGCCTTGAGGCCAACTATATTGGATGCACTGAAAATGTTAGAAGGAGATATTGAGGTTCCTGAAATTCCAGATAGACCAGCACCTCTTGGACAACCTTCATTTTATAATGCTAAAGGTAACACATTCAGCATATCACCAGCCTTGAGTTGCTTGCAACTGCCTGCTGGAGACATGCTCAGGTGA